The following are encoded together in the Zonotrichia albicollis isolate bZonAlb1 chromosome 10, bZonAlb1.hap1, whole genome shotgun sequence genome:
- the USP40 gene encoding ubiquitin carboxyl-terminal hydrolase 40 — protein MFGDLFEEDFSFISNNHYGKGKKSKPRESEPPAPRDFTNLSGIKNQGGTCYLNSLLQTLLFTPEFREALFSLGPEELGTLDDSRKPDAKVRIIPLQLQRLFAQLLLLDQQAASTSDLTESFGWSSHEEMRQHDVQELNRILFSALETSLVGTSGHDLINRLYHGIVVNQIVCKECKNVSERQEDFLDLTVAVKGVAGLEEALWNMYVEEEYFENDNLYRCGACDKLVEASKSAKLRKLPPFLTISLLRFNFDFEKCERYKETSCYTFPIQINLKPFCEQTEMDDSEYMYELFSVIIHKGGCYGGHYHVYIRDVDELGNWQLQEEEDGLIEEKALRDTENAKETENPLAVLKGILSEEEAKQIPVDQLGQKLLEKKGVSWNKKYRKQYGALRKYLQNHPQIFQLSPDGNKVSLKETHRLLLKLDSHGQNLQSPCQKNDVQWNCEKSPPRPRAASAGCHWFDLNDSKVQPIKEKDIEQQFQGKESAYMLFYRKAQLKRPPEARGNPRYQIPEHLLNEMNAANTELQKKRAECDSANNGIDLHLHLSSCYKFHNGALHPSLSWKESVVDLTIDRRKTLGDLRQAVSQMLESWEGDMVLSMAKPLPAGLHLYQVLDGDELTLDSIGLADGADIFVWNGKEVGGTKVLTGPEHEPVVLNVLRLAEHNEGGKGQHFSEAQHVCSCSTSLGQLHSALAPAGGIILKNTSGADPEAKNWEVFHEEDMKETVRSVGLRDGCSVLILDSHDQSFVSVASGNLTAFTYDISWLQVKNFCGGEEEQKHVKITATIETVMADIKMKAIRELQLEEELANESCLRPVSGNGKLLSPVPEDYTVKEAELKMGSLLGLCRGKAPTSTQLFLYFMVGSDQSCSPEMEIVVEETASVRECLRLMLEKSGLSGDNWHLRRIDWCYEAGEALSEENATLKELNVCRGDTLVITEGKLPEKGFLKIPIWWLKPSSHKKHGENAQEQVNGITWKMEALQVSAAAAPPEATHPGLDLCYAGRIEIAGEASLEDLKLQALTLPCCQEQVVPLPSFLRAWTVDSKGPGKLLRDNKRRLSDYRLGARVEICIEPLQEEENLGPHELLLRVQMGIPGERDYSSSRDLVWDISKECTTWALRQRVASHYCLPADKIEIAKYFPERFEWLPISSWTQQISKRKRRKKQASLQSAPYHLKDGDIIGVKNLLLDDTKDFSTVRDDIGKEKQRQLALEKRKSRQERAQDPLFPEEKLPTKPRKPEVALSINVGVFR, from the exons ATGTTTGGGGACTTATTTGAAGaggatttttcctttatttccaaCAATCACTatgggaaagggaagaaatcaaagcccagagagtctgagcctcCAGCTCCCAGGGATTTCACCAACCTCAGTGGAATCAAAAATCAGGGTGGGACCTGCTACCTCAATTCCCTTCTGCAGACTCTGCTCTTCACCCCTGAATTTAGAG AGGCTTTGTTCTCCCTGGGACCTGAAGAACTTGGCACTCTGGATGACAGCAGGAAACCAGATGCAAAG gtTCGGATCAtcccgctgcagctgcagcGCCTGtttgcccagctgctgctcctggaccAGCAGGCTGCATCCACCTCTGACCTCACCGAGAGCTTCGGCTGGAGCAGCCACGAG gagaTGAGGCAGCACGACGTGCAGGAATTGAACAGGATCCTCTTCAGTGCTTTGGAGACTTCCCTGGTGGGGACATCAGGCCATGACCTCATCAACCGCCTGTACCACGGCATTGTTGTCAACCAGATTGTCTGTAAGGAGTGCAAGAATGTCAGTGAGAGACAG GAGGATTTCTTAGACCTCACAGTGGCAGTGAAAGGTGTGGCTGGCTTGGAGGAGGCCCTGTGGAACATGTATGTGGAGGAAGAATACTTTGAGAATGACAACTTGTATCGATGTGGAGCCTGTGATAAACTGGTTGAAGCTTCAAAG TCTGCTAAACTGCGCAAGCTGCCTCCCTTCCTCACCATCTCCCTCCTGAGGTTCAACTTTGACTTTGAGAAGTGTGAGAGGTACAAGGAAACAAGCTGCTACACATTCCCCATCCAGATCAACCTGAAGCCTTTCTGTGAGCAG actgAGATGGATGATTCAGAGTACATGTATGAGCTCTTCTCTGTTATTATACACAAAGGTGGCTGCTATGGAGGACACTATCATGTTTATATCAGAGATGTGGATGAATTAGGAAACTGGCAACTCCAA GAAGAAGAGGATGGGCTGATTGAAGAGAAGGCTTTAAGAGACACTGAGAATgccaaagaaacagaaaatccactGGCAGTCTTAAAAGGGATTTTATCAGAG GAAGAAGCGAAACAAATTCCAGTGGATCAATTAGGGCAGAAATTACTGGAGAAGAAAGGGGTGTCCTGGaataagaaatacagaaaacaatATGGAGCATTACGAAAG TATTTGCAGAATCACCCTCAGATATTCCAGCTGAGTCCTGATGGAAATAAGGTCAGCCTGAAGGAGACACACAGGCTCCTGTTGAAGCTGGATTCTCATGGACAAAACCTCCAGAGCCCCTGCCAGAAGAATGATGTGCAGTGGAACTGTGAGAAAAGCCCCCCGAGGCCAAGGGCTGCTTCTGCTGGGTGCCACTGGTTTGATCTGAACGATTCCAAAGTCCAGCCCATCAAGGAGAAGGACATTGAGCAGCAGTTCCAGGGTAAAGAGAGTGCCTACATGCTGTTCTACAGAAAAGCTCAGCTGAAGAGGCCCCCTGAAG CACGTGGAAATCCACGGTACCAAATTCCTGAGCACCTGCTGAATGAAATGAATGCTGCTAATACAGAGCTGCAAAAGAAGAG AGCTGAATGTGACTCAGCAAACAATGGCATTGATTTGCATCTCCACCTGAGCTCCTGCTATAAATTCCACAATGGGGCTTTGCATCCTTCACTTTCTTGGAAAGAGAGCGTGGTGGATTTGACCATTGACAGAAGGAAGACCCTGGGAGACCTCCGGCAGGCAGTGTCCCAG ATGTTGGAGTCTTGGGAAGGGGACATGGTTCTCAGCATGGCCAAGCCTTTACCAGCAGGATTACACCTGTACCAGGTGCTTGATG GAGATGAGCTGACCCTGGATAGCATTGGGCTGGCTGATGGAGCAGACATCTTTGTCTGGAATGGGAAAGAG GTTGGAGGCACGAAGGTGCTGACGGGCCCCGAGCACGAGCCCGTGGTGCTGAACGTGCTTCGCTTGGCTGAGCACAACGAGGGCGGCAAGGGGCAGCACTTCAGCGAGGCCCAGCACgtctgctcctgcagcaccagcctggggcagctgcacTCTGCCCTGGCTCCAGCCGGGGGCATCATCCTCAAAAACACCTCAGGAGCAGACCCAGAAGCCAAGAACTGGGAGGTTTTCCATGAGGAGGACATGAAGGAAACAGTCCGAAGTGTCGGGCTCAGGGACGGGTGCTCTGTGCTCATCTTAGACAGCCATGACCAGAG CTTTGTCAGCGTGGCAAGTGGGAATTTGACTGCCTTCACCTATGACATCAGCTGGCTCCAAGTGAAAAACTTCTGTGGGGGGGAAGAGGAGCAGAAACACGTTAAAATCACTGCCACTATTGAAACA GTGATGGCAGATATCAAAATGAAAGCCATCAGGGAGCttcagctggaggaggagctgg CAAACGAGAGCTGTCTTAGACCTGTTAGTGGCAATGGGAAACTCCTGTCTCCAG TGCCTGAGGATTACACAGtcaaggaagcagagctgaaGATGGGAAgcttgctggggctgtgccgTGGGAAAGCTCCAACTTCCACTCAG CTCTTCCTGTACTTCATGGTTGGGAGTGACCAAagctgcagccctgagatggAGATTGTTGTGGAGGAGACTGCCTCTGTCAGAGAG TGTCTCCGTTTAATGCTGGAGAAATCAGGATTATCAG GTGACAACTGGCATTTGAGAAGGATTGACTGGTGCTACGAGGCAGGGGAAGCACTAAGTGAGGAG AATGCCACCCTGAAGGAGCTCAACGTTTGCAGAGGAGACACTTTGGTTATAACTGAAGGAAAGCTTCCAGAAAAG GGTTTCCTGAAAATCCCCATCTGGTGGCTGAAGCCTTCAAGCCATAAGAAACATGGAGAGAATGCACAAGAGCAGGTGAATGGGATCACCTGGAAGATGGAGGCTTTGCAGgtgtctgctgcagcag CTCCACCAGAAGCCACCCACCCAGGCCTGGATCTGTGTTATGCTGGCAGGATAGAGATAGCAGGAGAGGCCTCTCTGGAAGATCTGAAGCTGCAG GCTCTGAccttgccctgctgccaggagcaggtTGTGCCCCTGCCCTCGTTCCTCAGAGCTTGGACAGTGGACAGCAAAGGCCCCGGGAAGCTCCTGCGGGACAACAAGAGGAGGCTCAG TGACTACAGGCTGGGTGCCAGAGTGGAAATCTGCATAGAGCCCTTGCAAGAAGAAGAGAATTTGGG cccccacGAGCTGCTGCTGCGAGTCCAGATGGGAATACCAGGAGAGAGGGACTACTCCAGCTCCCGGGATTTGGTGTGGGATATCTCCAAGGAATGCACAACCTGGGCTCTGAGGCAGAGAGTGGCTTCTCATTATTGTCTCCCTGCAGATAAAATTGAAATAGCCAAATACTTCCCTGAGAGATTTGAGTGGCTGCCAATATCTAGCTGG ACACAGCAAATCTCcaagagaaaaaggaggaaaaagcagGCGAGTTTGCAGTCAGCACCTTACCACCTGAAGGATGGAGACATCATTGGGGTGAAG AACCTTCTCCTTGATGACACCAAGGACTTCAGCACTGTCAGGGATGACATTGGGAAGGAGAAACAAAGACAGCTGGCtctggaaaagaggaaaag CCGCCAGGAGCGTGCCCAGGATCCGCTGTTCCCCGAGGAGAAGCTCCCCACGAAGCCCCGCAAGCCGGAAGTGGCTCTTTCCATCAACGTGGGCGTTTTCAGatag